The genomic segment GGACTCTGGAACTCCTCCGCCTCTGCCTGACAACTGGCTGGGAGGAGGCTACCACAAAGCTTCGGTGGAGGCCCTCCTCCGGGGCAGCCAGCTCCCCTCGCCTCCAGGCTGCGAGGCGGACGCGCTCGGCCGCGCCTCGCGGGCCCTTTGTTCGCACGGCAGCCGGCTGGGAGCAGCTGCACTGCCCGAGACCCGACCGCCGGGCGCGgagagcgggggagggggggggggaaccAGTCCACTTGGCACCTTCTCCTCCTACTCTTGGGCCCCAGGAACCCTTCCAGTTCCTGCGTCCTACACGCTCAGCCCTGGCTTTTCTCCCGGCCCAGAGTCTTCGAAGATTGGAGAAGTGGAATTCCCAGGGCCCAGCATCGCACTCTTTCTGCTTGGCTCCCGTAGCCCAGGGAAGTGAAGAGACAGTTGAAATGTCACCCACTGggataaatattaacaaaaagcAAATGGACTGGCGTGGGGGGCCAGTTATCAATCAACCAGGCCGCAAGGCCACTTATGGCAAACATGGCCCAGGTTGGCCCGGGCGAGACTTTCTCATGGCCACCTCCTGGCCAAACTGgttcccccgccccgcccccacccccaacccccctccgGGTCCCGGCCCATCTCCAGGTGGCCCTGGGGCAAGCAAACAGGAAACAGGCGCAGTCCTGGATGCTGGAGACCCATCAGGCTCTCGGACGCCGCCGCTTCAAGATTTTTTCGCCTCCAGGCACCACAGGGTCGAAGCGGCCCAGCCACCCACCCCCGCGCGACCCTGGGGCCTCGCCTGCTGGGTCTCCGGTGAAGCCCCGGCTGGTGGGTGTGCAGTTGCAGCCTCTTCCTGAGCTGACAGCTCCCCTATTGTGGCCGGAGCCTTCTGGAATCTTTAATTGGAAACTAACCTTGCATCTTAATAGGCGCCCACGTCAGAGGCGTGGCACCCACCCACACTCTCACAGCccagcccaccctccccacctggGATGAGACGCAGCGTGAGCCTGGTTGCCCTGCACTTTAATGGGGCAGCAGCAAGTATTACACTGAGGGaacatatattgattttttaaaggtaGTTAATTTGGTGAGAATTTCCTCCTGTCTCCCGTCTTCCAGCAGCCGATGTAATTTCGTGAAGAGAAAGCGCCTCTCCAAACACGCTGCCACGGGCGGAGGGTTTTGACCCTCCACAACGGGCTGCGCAGAGCCTGCGGTACCAGAAGGGGCATGAAAGAAGCCACTTTCCCGCTACTCAGAGAAGGAACCGACCTCGATGCTCCTTGCCTGGCGTGGGGTAGAAACAAGTTTGAGGGGTCTTTGAGTGCAACGGCGAGCAGAACTGCAAGTGGCACCTCCCTCCGTGCACGGGAGTTGGCGGTGGGGAAGAGGTGGCAATGTCCCACAGCTGCGGCCAACGTGCCCTGCAATCCACTTTAAGTCTCCTGCAGCCAGGGCCTACCAGAGGTCGTTTGAACGGTTCAGGAAACGgcctcactccccccaccccccaaatgaaAATGTTAACCGGACAGCTCGTTGTTCTTCGTTGACTTAAAAACAAGTCGTGGCTCTTGCTGCGTAATGGGATTGATTCCGGCTAGCTCCGCACGCGCGCTCATCCCAGCCCGCCCCACCTCTTTAATGAAGTTAGAGGAAAATGGAAGAGACGACTCTCCATCCGGGTCTTAGGATAAAGAGTTCGCTGGGGGTTTGGCGCAAAACGCATGTCCCGCTAGAGTCTtcgattttcttttttcttttcttttcttttcctttcttttcctttccgaGGAAAAGGCCACGCGTCTCTATCCAAAGGTCCCGCATGACTCTCTACGGGCTGCTGGGTGACAGGCAGCGGCCCCTTAGATAACCTCCTGGGTCCCGTGAGCCCGGGAGACTACGCCGCCTGCACCTCCCGTGTGTAGGTAGCAGTACTAGGGCTGCCCACTCGAGGAGGTCAGAGGGCGCTCGTACAGGCCAGGGCGCTAGGGAGGGTTTCCAGGGCTCCGGGGTTGTCTTTGAACCTAATTTGTCAGTCCATCTTTCCAGGGGGCGAtaggacacagtggggaaggaGAGTCATTGGAGTCCTAAGCAAGCGTCTTCACGAGGTGGGGGTTGTGAAATGAGCTTCCCTGGGGGGGCGGCTCTCCATTTGCACACCCTCCCTCCATTCCGCCAACCCCACTAACCGGCTTGTGTGAGCACTACCTCGGTAAAGGGTCCTGAAGCCGGGCTCGAGGCTGGAGTCTGCGTGTGAAAAGGCACTGACTACCTCGGGCAGAGGCGGAGCAGTCAGGGAGAGGAATACCCTTTTCGGCCGTCCTTTGTAGAACTTCAGCTGCCCTAGGGTCTCGGTCAGCCCATGGGATGGGGGGCGATCTGGTGGCTGCACACAAAGCTAGAGAGTGGAAATGTGGGAGCCCCAGAGAGTACCCCGTCAAcctctttcttccccctcctgtccccttaccccagcctctcctggcttctgggcGCAGGCTGCAAGAATTCTCGTGGGGACTTTGAAGCCACCGAGCGCGGGGTTGGGCTGGAAAACCTGGCGGGGCAGAGGCTGAGACGGCGCGGCGCTCGCGCAGGGAGGCCACAAGAGCGCAGACCCCAGAAGTGCTTTGGGACGCATCCGGCTCCAGTTGCAGGCTCGCCCAGATGCCGGCACCTGCTTCCCTCTAGCATCTCATTGGCCCGCACGATGTGGGGGTGGGTCCCTGGCTTCTTACTTTGATTTTAGACTGTGAAACGGCTCAGTGCCCCCGGCTCTGCGCGGATTGACTGTCTTTCGTTCTCCAGGGACGAATTAATGGAGAACGATCAGTTAATTAACAAACCCTCATTCCGGCTTTTACCTTTATCTTCGCCAAGACCCAAGCTAGGGAGCCGGGCTGAGATTCGGTGGGGAGCGCAGCATGTGCCCAGGAGTCAATCAACTCAGCCCCAGTCTCATCAAACCGAATCCGCCCCCGGCTGCCCTTGGTTCTACCTCTCCGCCTGTCCTCCGCCCTAGGGGGTCGCTGAAGCTGCTTGAAATCCCCCGTGTGATTCAGGCTGGGGTCAGTTGTCCCCTTCGCCAGTCGGCCGGCCAGAGCCTTCCCCGTACCTTGGCCTAGAGAGGCTGGGGAACTGGGCGCTGTGTCTATGCAGCGCCGCCAAGACCTTCCCTCCCAACTCGGAAACACCAGGGCCTCGGGGTTTCGGGCCCGGAGACCTCTACTCGCAGActtgttttttcccctcacacTCCCACCCCCTGCATGGGGATCCAGACGAAAATTCATGCAgaggaataaaacaaaatgcGAAGTCCTAAGGGAGTCGGCAGCGAAAGCGGTCCCTGGGCTCAGCTAGAAGCTCCCTTGTTGCTCGGCCGCCCTCACCTGGACCTTGGCATGGTCTGCCTCCCTCTCTACAGCCGGTCACAAGCGCAGAGTGCGTGCTAAACCTTAGGAAGTGTCTGCGCCACACACCCACCGCCGCGCGGCTACGGAACCTTTTGCTGGAACTCCCAGAGTGCGCTCCCCACCCCCtagccccccaccctgccccgcgCCACTAGAATGAGCGCGGGGGCGCGGGGGGTCACCGCAGCGAGTTCAGCCAAACATTGCTGGGCAGCTCCCTGCAGGCTCCAGCACAGAGCCCGGGTAAGTGCCAGGGATACTGGTTGGCAGCACCTGCGTGCTGTTCCAGGAACGCGTCGCCTCTCTCTGCCCAAACCTGGAGTGCCAAACCCAGAAGCGACACATAGTATCCAGCCAGGTGCGgggatttcttttctcttatggtCGTGCGAGTTTCCCGCGCTCTCTCCCAGCACAAATGCTCGCCCGCAATCACCCATGCCGGCCGCGCTGCTCAGCTCCAAAAGCCTTCCACAGCCCAATGCACTGAGTCCTGGAAGAGGCTGTCTGCTCCTGCGAGCCACGCTCTGGCTCTTCTAGGCCTagggacccccccaccccgccccgcctcgGTGAACGGAGGACAGGATGAAGACTGCAAagatctctctccttccctgcctccttggGTCCCTTCAGTTTACCCAATATCTTATCTCCCCGCGCGCCCAGCTCCTTGGCCCGCTCACCTGCTAAGCGGAGGGCGGACATGCGCTGAAACTCCGGCTCCTGCAGCCACTTCCACATCCTCCGGAAGGTCTCCCGGCCGGACTTGAGTTTGCTCCACGGTTTGGGGTTGCGCAGCAGGTCCGAGAGGGTCCCTTGGGAGCGGCAGAGCACCCTCTGCGCGAAGATGGCCTGTGGGATGCTGTAGCGCTTGAGCTCGGTGGTGATACGCTGCGCCACCTCTTTGGTATTGATCTCTTCCATCTGCCCTGAATTACTTCCATTGCTGACCTGCGCACCGGTTACCGAAGGGTTGGGCTCCCGGGCCGTGCCCAGGAGTTGCCCGTGGCCCTGGGCGTTCAGGTGGGCGTGGGGGTGGTGTGGAGGAAGGCCGTTGATGGGAACCATGCCGGCCGAGGTGGGCGTGAGGTGCTGCTCCCCGTGACGGCCGAGCATGGCCGGGTGGTGGGCTTCAAAGCCGTTGGGGGTGAGCATCTTGTCGGTGGGCATGGCGGCGCCCGGGTGGGCATAGTGGGGGAGCCCTTGCTGGGAGTTGTGGATGCCGCCCAGACCGGAGCCAGAGAGGGGCGAGAGGCTCTGGCCCATGCCGGCCACGTCTTTGTGGTAGGGGGTATAGAGGTTATTCATGGAGGCCAGCCCGCGTTCGTCCCGCATGAGCGTGAAGCTACCGCTCACGTTGCCTGCCAGGCGCTGGTGGTGGtgcgggtggtggtggtggtggtggtggtggtgatggtgcggGAACTTGTCCGAGACGGTGGAGATGGGCGGCAGCGGCTGCAGAGGGGTTAAGGTGGTGTAGGTGGTGGGCATGCTCATACCTGGGGGAGTCTCGCAGGCCATGGTCATGGTGGGGTGCAGGGGGCCGGCCAGGCTGTGCTCGGGGgcgcggtggtggtggtggtaatcgccgctgccgccgccgccgtccAGCAAGGACGCCATGCCCATGGAGCGCGGGTGCGCAGGGGGCAGGTGGCTGCCGCGGTGCGCCACTGAGCTTCGCGCGTGGGGGCTGCCGCCCAGCAGGTCGGCAGGGGCAGGCACCGGCTCATGGCTCACCCCGTGCAGCTCCCCGATCGCCTCCATGGTCAGCTGCGCGTTCATCGTGATCTGGGCGAGCGGGCGGCGGACACAACATCGATGAGGCCGGGCAGAGGCAGCGAAGGGCGCACGCAGTCCGGTCTTCACATCGGCTGCTGGCGACtgttgccttccttccttcctctcactgTGGGGCTCTGTCTCCCTCTCAGTGTGTCTCGCCTTCCCTCttgcccccaccttcccctctgcgtcctcggcttttttttttttttttttaatattaatttccaAAAAGGATCCGCGTCGTTGGGCGAGCGCGGTGCCCCCAGCCcgccagccccctgccccctctcgCCCTGCTCCTTCTTAGAATTGTGAGGCCCCCGGCTCCCCTGACGCAGCCCGCGCGCCTTCCGCGGCTGCTGCCTGCCCGCGCCGCTGGCCAGCTCCAGCCATGGCTCGATTACTGTTGCAGACTCTGTGGCCGCTgttccgccgccgccgccgccgccgccgccgccgccgcagcggCCCGCCCTCAAGCCCGCGGGGCGCAGCGCGCAAGCGCGCGGATCGGCCCCGCCCCCTCAGTCCCCGCGCGCGCGGCCCGTGACGTGCCCGTACAAATGAAGGTGGGGGCCCCCGCGCCCGGCCAGCAGCgccgggcggcggggcggcggggcagcGGCGCGCACGTGCCAGTGGCTAACGCAGAGCGCGACCTGGGGCTGCTACTACAGCCCCGGGAAACTTGCGCCCCTCTCGGCTCCCTGCCTCGGGTgggctctcctcccagcccccggcCGCACTTGCTGGACTCGCATGCCTAGGGAGCCGTCGCCCCTCTCCCCAGTTGCTGCCTCCCAGTGCAGGTTTCCCGGGGAGCCTCAGCGTGTGTCATAACTCCTTCCACCTTGGCCTGTTTCCCGGGAGGGCCTCTGGGAGTCCACGCCCTCCGCATCTTCAGGTGCTTGgccttttggggggggggggggtgggagcaaatattttaaaggccTTAGTCTGCCTGGTAGCGGTTGACCCGACAACCTCTGTCCTGCCTGATAATTCTCTGCCCACCCTTCCTCTTCCGTGCTCTGTGAAGAGGAGAGCTTAGTGCCAAGAGTCCCAGCCCCGGCCATACCTCGGTGTCCTCCGCCGCTTGGGTCCTTCTCCGGCTCAGCTGATAATTAAGGCGGCGCGCCGCTTCATGAATGACtcggcgtgtgtgtgtgtgtctgtgtgtgtgtgtgtgtgttttgtgagtGCCCTGGTGCGTTCCTATGTTAATTCGTGGGTTCTGGTGGGGCCGCCGAGGCTCGGGCTGTTCCCGCGGTGTCTCCATGGTCCTCCTGGTAAAGCACCCAGAGGCCGCTGCTTGCGGGAAGGACTGACGCCGGCAGGGTGGACCAGGCGCGGGGCTCTGCTTGGCCCGTAGGGACGCCCTCTTCCCGGCGTCCCTGCGAGAAGCCTCCAGATTTGAAAATCAATTCAGCTTTGGGCGTAATTGTTCGCTTCCCACAATCACGCTCCAATCCGGAATCGAACCTGGACCTTGGGCCTGGTGCGGACGCGTGGGGAGGCCCGCAGTGTGGGACGTATACCCGGTCGCCACATGCCGCGGCTTTCtttcatttacaaaagaaagaaagaaagaaagaaaacgtaACAAAAGGCAGAGCGTGTCCGCTTAGGTGCTTTCATCCCTCAGAGAAAGGACAGATGTGCCCATTGTCCAGCCCTTGGCAGTTACGACCCGGTCAGCGCTGAGCCTCAGCCCCGGGCTGAGTTGCGGTCACAGTGGGGGACAGCTTCTCAGAGCCTGGATATCTGGGTTCAGATATGGAACAAAGTGTGTGTGGTCTGAGCTGGGCCGAACTCAGACTTATGTTACTTTCCTGGGACACCAGGTTGTAGCCCATCACCCGTATCTCTGCTGGGAATGTTCCCAGACCCTAGGAGAGGTCAGGGTGGTGGGGTGGTCGTAGTAGTGGTGGCTGAGTCCCTTCGGCAAACGCTTGGGCCAGCCTATCATTGGGGGAAACTGCCCATCAGCTAAGGCATGAGCAGGCCAGTCTCTTTGTCCAGGTCCCTACCACAGCCGGGACAACATCAAGATCAATATAGGTCAAGGCCAGGCGGTTCACT from the Hippopotamus amphibius kiboko isolate mHipAmp2 chromosome 2, mHipAmp2.hap2, whole genome shotgun sequence genome contains:
- the ONECUT1 gene encoding hepatocyte nuclear factor 6, whose product is MNAQLTMEAIGELHGVSHEPVPAPADLLGGSPHARSSVAHRGSHLPPAHPRSMGMASLLDGGGGSGDYHHHHRAPEHSLAGPLHPTMTMACETPPGMSMPTTYTTLTPLQPLPPISTVSDKFPHHHHHHHHHHHPHHHQRLAGNVSGSFTLMRDERGLASMNNLYTPYHKDVAGMGQSLSPLSGSGLGGIHNSQQGLPHYAHPGAAMPTDKMLTPNGFEAHHPAMLGRHGEQHLTPTSAGMVPINGLPPHHPHAHLNAQGHGQLLGTAREPNPSVTGAQVSNGSNSGQMEEINTKEVAQRITTELKRYSIPQAIFAQRVLCRSQGTLSDLLRNPKPWSKLKSGRETFRRMWKWLQEPEFQRMSALRLAACKRKEQEHGKDRGNTPKKPRLVFTDVQRRTLHAIFKENKRPSKELQITISQQLGLELSTVSNFFMNARRRSLDKWQDEGSSNSGNSSSSSSTCTKA